TCATGCTGCGGCACCGGCCGTGAGTTTGACGCCATAAATACATGCTGTTATAATATCGTCTAAGTCGATATTTATCACAACATTCTTATCACTCGTCTCTGCGTCGGGTGCCGGCGCCGGGACAGACAAGAGAGATCGATCTATGCGTTCAATTTCAGGCAAGACCGTATTGGTAACCGGCGGGACGGGGTCCTTTGGCCGCTACGTGGTGCGGCGGCTGTTGTCCGAGGACATCAAGGAAATCCGTGTTTTCAGCCGTGACGAGAAGAAGCAGTTCGACATGTACCACAAGTTTTCGTGCGATCCGAAACTCGCTTTTCATCTTGGAGACATCAGAAACTTCCGGTCTGTGAGAGAAGTCATGGCGGGGGTGGACATGGTCTTCCAGGCGGCGGCACTGAAGCAGGTGCCCAACTGCGAACGGTTTCCGGTGGAGGCGATCGACACTAACGTGACTGGCGCGCGAAACGTCATTGATGCCGCAATGGATGCAAGGGTCGGCTGTGTGATCTGCATAGGAACCGACAAGGCGGTGCAGCCGGTGAACGTGATGGGTATGACGAAAGCGCTCCAGGAGAAAATCGTAGTGAGCGCAAACGAATCGCCGCGAAACAGGGGAACGCGGTTTGTGGGCGTCCGGTACGGCAATGTTCTGAATTCACGCGGCTCGGTCGTTCCTTTTTTCAGGGCGCTCATTCAGAAGAAACTGCCGCTCACAATCACAAGCGTCGAGATGACACGCTTTCTCCTTACGCTCAACGAGGCGGTGGAATTGGTCCTGTATGCGGCTGAAAACGCCGCCGGGGGGGAGATCTTTGTAAAGCGTGCCGAGTCGGCGCAGATTCTTGACATTGCGCGTGCAGTCTGTGATATCGCCGGTGTGAAGCTGAACTACAAAGTTATCGGCACGTACCCCGGTGAAAAGATCCATGAGATTCTTGTCTCCGAGGAAGAAAGAACCAGGTGCGAGGAACGGGATGAATACGTCCTCATTTATCCGTGGAAGCAGACGCCGTCCCGCAAGAAGGCGGTTTCCGAGTACTGTTCGAGAGACACTCTGGTTTCACTGGCCAAGGTCAGGGCGATGATCGAGGCGGCGGATAGGGAGGCCGAAGGAGTGGAGTTCGAAGAAGGATTCTACACCCGTTGATGACGCGCAAGATCTTCGTGCTGGGAGCGGGCGGCACCGGACGCTCCATTATGGGTTCGATCCCCGAGGATCAGGACGCTGTCTTTCTTGACGATCACATCGCCCCCGGCAGAATCAACAACAGGGACCATTTGGGTCCGCTCTCGATTCTGGATGGGGTCGCGGATGCCCTCGTCATTGTCGGTTTTGGCTGCACGTACATGGAGGCGAGGAAGGAAACGTTTCTGAGACTGTCCAGGAAATTCGGTATGGCAACGGTCATTGATCCTTCGTCCTCAGTGGATAGATCGGCAACGATCGGCGATGGAACGTGGCTCGGACCGAACACTACCGTCATGCCGAACGCAACTGTCGGGAAGGACATTGTGGTCTGCGCAAATGCGTCGATCGACCATGACTGCAAGGTTGGAGATCACGCGTACATCTCGCCCGGTGTGCATCTGGCAGGAGCAGCAAAAATGGGCGAAGGGGTGTTCATTGGGACCGGCGCGAATATTCTTCCATGTGTGGAGATTGGTGAATGGGCCACCGTGGGCGCAGGAGCAGTGGTGACACGAAATGTCGAGCCCAGGTGCACAGTCGCCGGCGTCCCCGCAAGAGTAGCCAAGAAGGGAGAAGTGACAAAGTGACAGAGTTCAGAATTCCCATAATGAAACCGACACTACCGCCATTCGAGTCTGTGAAAGACGATTTCGAAAGAATATTTTCGACCTGTCAGCTTACCCTGGGGCCATACGTCGTCCAATTCGAGCTCAAGGCAGCGCAGTATCTTGGAGTGAAGCATGCGATCGGCGCACCAAGCGGAACCTCGGGCTTGATTGTTCTCTTCAGCGTCCTGCCGCGGGGCAGCGAAGTCATCCTTCCTGCGTACACGTTTTCGGCGACGTACCAGGCGCTCCGGTGGAACTCGCTGAAGGCAGTCCCGGTGGACTGTGACGACCGGTGCAACGTCGACCCTGACGAGGTCAGAAAGGCGATTACGCCGCGCACAAAGGCGATTGTGGCTGTTCATGTTTTCGGCCATCCGCCGGAGATCGATGAACTTGAATCGATCGCAAAGAAAGCGAACATCCCCCTTTATTTCGATGCCGCGCATGCGTTTGGCGGCGAGTGGAAGGGCAGGAAACTCGGAGGTTTTGGCGCTGCCGAGGTCTTCAGCCTCGGACCGACAAAGACGATGCCGACCGGCGAGGGAGGTTTGATCACGACGAATGACGACGCGCTCGCCGAGCGTATGAGGCTTGCGTGCAACCACGGTCACCCGCCGGGTTCCCTTGATTGCTTCTGCGACGGCATGAATGCGCGGCTCCAAGAGATTAATGCCGTTATCGGCGTAAGGCTGCTCGACACCCTGGAAAAGTGGATTGCTCGCCGCAACGAGCTTGCCGATCTCTACGAGCGGCTGCTTGCCGGCATTCCAGGTATCTCGTGGACGACTCGTGCGTCCTACGTCCGCAGCACGGTCAAGGATTATGCGATTTTCGTCGATCCGTCGAAGTACGGAAAGGACCGTGACAGACTTGCGGATGAGCTTGAAGCACGCGGCATCATGACTAAGAAGTACTACTGGCCGCCCATTCACCGTCTCGCGTACGCGCTGGAAGAGTTCAAGAATGTCCATTGCCCGAAGACGGAGCTTCTCTCGTCCCGGACTCTCTCGCTTCCTCTCTATTCGCATATGCCGATTGACTACGTGAAGGAAGTCGCTGCAGCCATCAAGGAGATTCAGCGCATTTGAATCTGGAAGAGCTCATCAAGCGTCCCGCGCGCCATACAGATGTTCGCGGATGGGTCTACGAGGTATTGCGTCCCGAGGATGTGACGAAGGAACGGTTCGCACAGATATTCGTGACCGGTGCGCTTCCGGAGAAAACGAAAGGAAACCACTATCACCGCCGGAAGACTGAATGGTTTTCCGTGGTCCACGGCAAAGGCGAAATGACTTTGACGAATGTCGATACCGGAGAAATCTCAACCGTGATGATGAGCGCGGACGAACCGCTCGTGCTGAAGGTCATTCCGGGCCTTGCACATGCCCTCAAGAATGTTGACGATGTGCCGCTCATCGCCATCGTGTATGTGGACGAGCCGTTCAATCCGAACGATACCGACACATTCGATCATGCCGCCCGCTGATTGCGGCAGGAAGGACGAGCACACACAATGAAAAATCGACCGCGCAGGGTTGTGATCACGCCGATCTACAACGAGTCGCGCGTGCTCGCGGATATACTTGCGCTGATTGAAAAGGAAGCCGACCTCGTCATTGCAGTTGATGATTGCTCGACTGATGATACTCCGCGAATACTCTCGCAGTGGCGTGACGGGAACGACAGGGCTATAGTGATCAGGAGCAAGAAGAACGGCGGCGCCTCGGTCGCTCTCAGAAAAGGGTATGCGCTCGTTGACCACTTTCATGCAACAGGCGCTCTTGAGGGCGATGACCTTGTAGTCGAGATCGATTCCGACGGCCAACACGACCCCAAGTATATCCGCGAATTGTGTGATCTCTTCGAATCCTATGGCGGGAAAATCGATGTCGTCCTCGGACGGCGCGATTTCAGCGTGTATCCGCTGTACAAGGTGCTGGGAAACAAAGGGCTCACGATCGCGGCAAGCATTCTTGGAGGCTTCCTCTACAAGGACGTTGAATCGAATTTTCGTGCAATGCGCGTGTCGTCATTCCGCGAGCTTCTTAAGTGGTATGGCGGATACAAGTACAGCGGTGCATTCGAAGTCGGCATCATTCTGGCGCATCTGGGTTACAGAACAGACAATAATCATATTATCGAAGTACCGACCTACAGGCACGGCGCCGGCTTCATGGACGGCTTCCATGTCCTCTCCATGGGAATCATTGCACGCTGGAGGCTTCTTATCAGGCGGGAAATACCCGACAATCAATCATTCCGGGAGCAAATGCTGGCGGAACTCACAGCACCGCCGTGGTATCCCGGCGGGAAGGCGCCCGCACCAAAGTGAGCGCCGGCGAGGCCGGATCGAGCGCTGCCGCAGGTTCAGTTGACAGGAAAGGAAGGTTTCTGATAGAATTATCCAGGTAATTCGGAGACAGGTCTCACAGGCACCAAGACCGCAAGGAGAAATCCCAGAACAGCTTGCTAAGGGTAGGAACACTCTCGGAATTGCCGGGGGCACTTGAGAACTGAGCCTTGACCGGCTGGGAGCAGACGGTAATCCTGTCAGGCGGTAGAGACCTTGGCGAGCATCTGGACAAGATTTTTCTTTAGCTCTGAAGCCCGGACTGCTATTCTGAGAGACCAGGAGAGGGTTAGCCAATCCACCTTCTTCCCGGTCTCTTTTTGTTTCTCTTGGACTCCGTGAGCCAGGTCGCCGGACAGAGTCGCGTGCGGAGTCAGGACGACTGGCTGTCTGAAAGGCCGGAGGAAGAAGGGGTGGATCACGAAGAGTTCATCTGGCACTCAGTTATTCCGGGTGTTATGAATCCGGAGGGACCGGCTTGATCAGGGAGAAGCACAGGCCCGTTATGTCGCGAACGACAGTTTTTGCGCTTAGCTTTGCCTTTTTCCTTTTATCATGTGCAGCGCAGGAATACGCCTTCAAGGGGAGGCCTGAAGTTCCGGGAATACCGGACCGTTCATTAGCTGATTCCCTGAACATTGCAGATGGCAGGATGCCCGAGTACAGAATCGGAATCGGCGACAAGATGGAAGTCGATTTTCTCTACAACAAGGATCTCAACAGGTATGTGAAAGTCAGGCCGGACGGGAGAATCTCGCTTCCATACGTGGGTGATGTGGATGCAGAGGGTATGACTCCGACCGGGCTTGACTCGCTGCTCACAATGAAATTCAGAGAGATTCTTGCCTCCCCGGAGATTGCAGTCATTGTGACGGAAACGGAGGGTAATAACATCTATGTTCTCGGAGAGGTCAGATTCCCGGGCGCGATTGAGATCAAGACCAGGATGACCCTTCTTGAGGCAATAACTGTCGCAGGCGGTTTTCTCCCAACCGGGAACTTGAAAAGTGTCATTGTCATCAGCAAAAGGAGCGAGACTGAAGCGACAGCAACGAAGGTCAATGTCAGGCGTATTCTTGACAAAGGGAAGTACGGTGACGATATCCTGCTGGCCAGATACGATATCGTCTATGTTCCAAGCAGCTTCATCAATAACGTAGATATCTTTGTTGACCAGTTTTTCACCAAGACCGTGTACAACA
The sequence above is drawn from the Candidatus Eisenbacteria bacterium genome and encodes:
- a CDS encoding DegT/DnrJ/EryC1/StrS family aminotransferase, yielding MTEFRIPIMKPTLPPFESVKDDFERIFSTCQLTLGPYVVQFELKAAQYLGVKHAIGAPSGTSGLIVLFSVLPRGSEVILPAYTFSATYQALRWNSLKAVPVDCDDRCNVDPDEVRKAITPRTKAIVAVHVFGHPPEIDELESIAKKANIPLYFDAAHAFGGEWKGRKLGGFGAAEVFSLGPTKTMPTGEGGLITTNDDALAERMRLACNHGHPPGSLDCFCDGMNARLQEINAVIGVRLLDTLEKWIARRNELADLYERLLAGIPGISWTTRASYVRSTVKDYAIFVDPSKYGKDRDRLADELEARGIMTKKYYWPPIHRLAYALEEFKNVHCPKTELLSSRTLSLPLYSHMPIDYVKEVAAAIKEIQRI
- a CDS encoding glycosyltransferase family 2 protein; translation: MKNRPRRVVITPIYNESRVLADILALIEKEADLVIAVDDCSTDDTPRILSQWRDGNDRAIVIRSKKNGGASVALRKGYALVDHFHATGALEGDDLVVEIDSDGQHDPKYIRELCDLFESYGGKIDVVLGRRDFSVYPLYKVLGNKGLTIAASILGGFLYKDVESNFRAMRVSSFRELLKWYGGYKYSGAFEVGIILAHLGYRTDNNHIIEVPTYRHGAGFMDGFHVLSMGIIARWRLLIRREIPDNQSFREQMLAELTAPPWYPGGKAPAPK
- a CDS encoding acetyltransferase, yielding MTRKIFVLGAGGTGRSIMGSIPEDQDAVFLDDHIAPGRINNRDHLGPLSILDGVADALVIVGFGCTYMEARKETFLRLSRKFGMATVIDPSSSVDRSATIGDGTWLGPNTTVMPNATVGKDIVVCANASIDHDCKVGDHAYISPGVHLAGAAKMGEGVFIGTGANILPCVEIGEWATVGAGAVVTRNVEPRCTVAGVPARVAKKGEVTK
- a CDS encoding polysaccharide biosynthesis/export family protein; translation: MIREKHRPVMSRTTVFALSFAFFLLSCAAQEYAFKGRPEVPGIPDRSLADSLNIADGRMPEYRIGIGDKMEVDFLYNKDLNRYVKVRPDGRISLPYVGDVDAEGMTPTGLDSLLTMKFREILASPEIAVIVTETEGNNIYVLGEVRFPGAIEIKTRMTLLEAITVAGGFLPTGNLKSVIVISKRSETEATATKVNVRRILDKGKYGDDILLARYDIVYVPSSFINNVDIFVDQFFTKTVYNMGIGLMGWQNFIRERVY
- a CDS encoding SDR family NAD(P)-dependent oxidoreductase, with translation MRSISGKTVLVTGGTGSFGRYVVRRLLSEDIKEIRVFSRDEKKQFDMYHKFSCDPKLAFHLGDIRNFRSVREVMAGVDMVFQAAALKQVPNCERFPVEAIDTNVTGARNVIDAAMDARVGCVICIGTDKAVQPVNVMGMTKALQEKIVVSANESPRNRGTRFVGVRYGNVLNSRGSVVPFFRALIQKKLPLTITSVEMTRFLLTLNEAVELVLYAAENAAGGEIFVKRAESAQILDIARAVCDIAGVKLNYKVIGTYPGEKIHEILVSEEERTRCEERDEYVLIYPWKQTPSRKKAVSEYCSRDTLVSLAKVRAMIEAADREAEGVEFEEGFYTR